GAACCATGTGCGGTGTGAGCTGTTGGGTACCGACAACCTCGAAGGCTTGCAGAGGTCGACCTGCCACTCTGTCCTCCTGTCCAGACTCGACCCTCGTTGACTATACGAGCCGCGGCTGCGAAATCCGGGCCGCGGCGTCGGCCTTAGCGACGCGAACGATTCGCCACCGACCGTCGTGGCGCTCAGCCAACCCGGTCACCTCGAGGATCGCCAGCGGCCCCAGTACCCGCTCGGGCATCAGTCCGGAGGCGACGGCGATCTCGTCGATCGTGGCGGCGCCCCGGCCCGGCAACGCCTCGTACACCTGACGCTCGGCTTCGCCGAGCCCGTCCAACGCCGTCATCGGCCGGGGTTCTTCGGGCGCCAGCTCGCCGATGCGACCGATCAGCTCGACGATGTCGTCGGCTCGGGTGATCAACTCCGCGCCGTTGCGCAGCAGCAGATGACAACCCGCCGACGCCGACGACGTGACCGGCCCGGGAACCGCCGCCACCACCCGGCCCAGCGCCCGTGCCCAGGCGGCGGTATTCGCGGCGCCGCTGCGCAAGCCCGCTTCCACGACGACGGCCGCCGCGGCAACCGCGGCCACCAGGCGGTTGCGGATCAGGAATCGGTGCCGGGCCGGGCGGACGCCGGGCGGGTATTCGGTGAACAGCAGCCCGTGCTGGCCGATGCGATGCAGCAGCGCCGAGTGGCCGGCCGGATAGGGGATGTCGAAGCCGCCCGCCAGCACCGCCACGGTGATGCCGTCGGAACTGAGCGCGGCGCGATGAGCGGCGCCGTCGATGCCGTACGCGCCACCAGAGACCACCGCGACGTCGCGCTCGACCAGCCCGGCCGCCAGATCCGAGGTCACGTGTTCGCCGTAGGCCGTGGCGGCCCGGGTTCCCACGACGGCCGCGGCCCGCTGGGCGACCTCGTCGAGACGGGCGGGACCCAGCGCCCATAGCACCATCGGCGGCCCGCCGCGGAACCTGTCCCGGGCTCCGGGGCCGCGGAATGCAGCGAACGCGAGGACCGGCCACTCGTCGTCGTCAGGGGTGATCAGTCGCCCGCCGCGGCGGGCGAGTAGCTCGAGATCGGCTGCTGCCTGGTCGATTCCGCGCCTGGACTCGGTGTGCCGCGCCAGATCCTCGTCGACCTGCCCGCGCCGGACGCGCTCGGCCGCCTCCATCGGGCCGACCCGGCGGACCAGTGCCGCCAGTTCCGCGCACGGCGGCTCCGCCACCCGGGACAGATAAGCCCACGCCCGCAATGCCGGACCGCCACTCATCGCCGGGCTCCCGGCTGCCGGAAGCTCAGCGCGGCGGCCACCTCGTCGAGACCGGGCGAGGTCCGCCCGGCCAAGTCGGCCAGCGTCCACGCGACCCGCAGAGTGCGATCCAGGCCGCGGATGCTGAGCAGCCCGCGATCCAGCGCCGCACGCAGCGGTTCCATCGCCGTGCTGGCGGGACGGTATTTCCGGCGCAGCAACGCGCCGCTGACCTCGGCATTGGTGCGGAAGCCGTGCGGTCGCCAGCGCTGGGCGGCGGCGTCGCGGGCCAGCGCCACCCGGTGGCGCACCCGCTGCGTCGGTTCGCCGGCCGCGGCGGAGAATGCCCCCGCCCGCACGGGATTCATCTGCACCCGCAGATCCACCCGGTCCATCAGCGGCCCGGACAGCTTGCCCAGGTACCGCCTCTTGACCGCGGCCGCACAGATGCAGTCTTGTGGATCAGCGGGCGCGCACGGGCACGGATTGGCGGCCAGCACCAGCTGGAACCGGGCCGGGTAACACGCCACGCCGTCGCGGCGGGCCAGGCGAATCTCGCCGTCTTCCAATGGTGTTCGCAATGCTTCCAGGGCCCTGACACCGACCTCCGCGCACTCGTCGAGGAACAGCACCCCGCGGTGTGCCCGGCTGACGGCGCCCGGGCGGGCCATCCCCGAACCTCCACCGACCAGCGCCGCGACGGTCGAACTGTGGTGCGGCGCCACGAACGGCGGCCTGGTGATCAACGGCGTGTCCCCCGACAGCAGGCCGGCGACCGAGTGGATCGCGGTGACCTCAAGCGACTCGTCATGCGACAGCGCCGGCAGCAATCCCGGAAGACGTTGTGCCAGCATCGTTTTGCCCACTCCCGGTGGGCCGGTCAACATCAGATGATGCGCCCCGGCGGCGGCCACCTCGACCGCGAAGCGCGCTTGCGACTGCCCCACCACATCGGCCAGATCCGCTGACGGCTCCGCGGTCGTGGCCGGCGCGGTGATCCTGTCGTCCAAGCCGGACGACCCGCTGAGCCAGCACTGCAACTGCCCCAGCGTGCGAACGCCCCAGACGTCGATACCGTC
This is a stretch of genomic DNA from Mycobacterium lacus. It encodes these proteins:
- the dprA gene encoding DNA-processing protein DprA, whose translation is MSGGPALRAWAYLSRVAEPPCAELAALVRRVGPMEAAERVRRGQVDEDLARHTESRRGIDQAAADLELLARRGGRLITPDDDEWPVLAFAAFRGPGARDRFRGGPPMVLWALGPARLDEVAQRAAAVVGTRAATAYGEHVTSDLAAGLVERDVAVVSGGAYGIDGAAHRAALSSDGITVAVLAGGFDIPYPAGHSALLHRIGQHGLLFTEYPPGVRPARHRFLIRNRLVAAVAAAAVVVEAGLRSGAANTAAWARALGRVVAAVPGPVTSSASAGCHLLLRNGAELITRADDIVELIGRIGELAPEEPRPMTALDGLGEAERQVYEALPGRGAATIDEIAVASGLMPERVLGPLAILEVTGLAERHDGRWRIVRVAKADAAARISQPRLV
- a CDS encoding YifB family Mg chelatase-like AAA ATPase, producing the protein MALGRAFSVAVHGLDGETVEIEADIASGLPGVHLVGLPDAALQESRDRVRAAVTNCGNSWPMARLTLALSPATLPKMGSVYDCALAAAVLSAQRKKPWHRLEKTVLLGELSLDGRVRPVRGVLPAVLAAKRDGWPTVVVPTDNLAEASLVDGIDVWGVRTLGQLQCWLSGSSGLDDRITAPATTAEPSADLADVVGQSQARFAVEVAAAGAHHLMLTGPPGVGKTMLAQRLPGLLPALSHDESLEVTAIHSVAGLLSGDTPLITRPPFVAPHHSSTVAALVGGGSGMARPGAVSRAHRGVLFLDECAEVGVRALEALRTPLEDGEIRLARRDGVACYPARFQLVLAANPCPCAPADPQDCICAAAVKRRYLGKLSGPLMDRVDLRVQMNPVRAGAFSAAAGEPTQRVRHRVALARDAAAQRWRPHGFRTNAEVSGALLRRKYRPASTAMEPLRAALDRGLLSIRGLDRTLRVAWTLADLAGRTSPGLDEVAAALSFRQPGARR